A stretch of the Methylacidiphilum caldifontis genome encodes the following:
- a CDS encoding HD family phosphohydrolase, whose amino-acid sequence MKPLLEHLLARFKRVQQDRKRRIFVIPKWENQLETNEPIRIAIFLFFIFFCIVLGLFATGHVTYSLVFLSLILTSCTAMVLNLSLPKIFYSNSKLLLVFAVIAINLLIAKSVYVWSIHQPGLESRAIYFYVSTAVAPLLVTALINVNAGVIVVVLSSVFISLLVNPSIPLLASNLLSGIVGVYFIQRICQRRDILKAGIAVGLTSLVCAVGFGIINGGDTDVLIQQAFLSIGIGLFTAVLINTLLPLLEEIFQLNTDFTWLELSDLNHTLLRRLAAEAPGTYHHSLMVANIAEAAANAIGENGSLCRVMAYFHDIGKVINPQYFVENQGADNPHSRLTPAMSALVIISHVKDGVDLALEHHLRRPVIDAIQQHHGTSLVYYFYRKALQNIEDCRMGVKILNMDEGDLPEIDESRFRYPGPKPQTKEIGILMLADSIESASRCLEKPSLKDIEQLVEDIVSQKLHDHQLDECPLSMKEITEIKKSFVFSLKTILHTRIHYPKNTQNVEKSSGGDSESSERGPVALIQSKEGMEISSGVHS is encoded by the coding sequence ATGAAACCTCTATTGGAGCATCTTTTAGCCAGATTTAAAAGAGTGCAACAAGATAGAAAAAGAAGAATATTTGTTATCCCGAAATGGGAAAATCAACTCGAAACCAACGAGCCCATTCGCATTGCTATTTTTCTCTTTTTTATCTTCTTCTGTATCGTGTTAGGGCTTTTCGCCACTGGCCATGTTACTTATTCTCTGGTTTTCCTTTCCTTAATTTTGACAAGTTGTACAGCCATGGTTTTGAATTTGAGTCTACCTAAGATTTTTTATAGTAACTCAAAGCTTCTTTTGGTTTTTGCTGTGATCGCGATCAACTTATTGATTGCCAAGTCCGTCTATGTATGGTCAATCCATCAACCTGGGCTGGAATCAAGAGCGATCTATTTTTATGTATCGACCGCTGTAGCTCCCTTATTGGTTACGGCCTTGATTAACGTGAATGCGGGAGTTATCGTTGTTGTGCTTTCAAGTGTATTTATTTCCTTACTCGTTAATCCCAGCATACCCCTTTTAGCGAGCAATCTTCTTTCTGGAATTGTTGGGGTTTATTTTATTCAGAGGATCTGCCAAAGAAGAGATATTTTGAAGGCGGGTATCGCTGTTGGGCTTACAAGTCTAGTTTGTGCTGTGGGATTTGGAATAATCAATGGAGGAGATACTGACGTCCTCATTCAGCAAGCTTTTTTGAGCATTGGCATAGGGCTTTTTACAGCGGTACTGATAAACACTCTTTTGCCTCTTCTTGAAGAAATCTTTCAATTGAACACCGATTTTACATGGCTTGAATTATCTGATCTCAACCACACCTTACTCCGGAGGCTTGCTGCTGAAGCTCCGGGAACCTATCATCATAGTTTAATGGTTGCTAATATTGCCGAGGCGGCGGCAAATGCGATAGGTGAAAATGGCAGTCTATGCAGAGTAATGGCCTATTTTCACGATATTGGGAAGGTGATTAACCCTCAATATTTCGTTGAAAATCAGGGAGCCGATAATCCCCATTCCCGTCTAACTCCAGCAATGAGTGCTTTGGTGATTATTTCTCATGTAAAGGATGGAGTCGACCTCGCTTTGGAGCATCATTTGAGACGACCCGTTATTGATGCCATTCAGCAACATCATGGAACTTCTTTAGTCTACTATTTTTACAGAAAAGCTTTGCAGAATATTGAAGATTGTCGAATGGGAGTAAAAATTCTCAATATGGATGAAGGAGATCTGCCTGAAATTGACGAGTCTCGTTTTAGGTATCCAGGTCCCAAGCCTCAAACAAAAGAAATCGGTATTTTAATGCTTGCCGATTCCATTGAAAGTGCTTCGCGATGCTTGGAAAAACCTAGTCTTAAAGACATTGAACAACTTGTCGAAGATATTGTTTCTCAAAAATTGCATGATCATCAGCTTGATGAATGTCCATTGAGCATGAAAGAAATTACTGAAATAAAGAAAAGTTTTGTTTTTTCGTTGAAAACGATATTGCATACGCGCATTCATTATCCCAAGAATACCCAAAACGTTGAAAAATCGAGTGGTGGTGATTCAGAATCTTCAGAAAGAGGTCCTGTTGCCCTTATCCAGTCTAAGGAAGGGATGGAAATTAGCAGTGGAGTTCATTCCTAA
- the recO gene encoding DNA repair protein RecO: MDKSPGHIASTLAIAYRKYPFSETSSIIYWISPIGCIKTLAKGSRRAGTASFAPIDLFYECEITFYISKKSDLYLLKEYRIVDPMLALRNNWPTFLCSNYFAELIAQTTEERTPIPESFNLLKKALGYIKKTAVSLKIVELYEKRLLSIHGLEGGAIDKLYAQASSSGAKKLWETRKRLMDCLKP; this comes from the coding sequence ATGGATAAAAGCCCCGGCCATATTGCATCAACCCTAGCGATCGCATATAGAAAATATCCTTTTTCTGAAACAAGCTCGATTATTTACTGGATAAGTCCTATAGGCTGTATAAAAACCCTTGCCAAAGGATCAAGAAGAGCTGGGACAGCTTCTTTTGCTCCAATAGATCTTTTTTATGAATGTGAGATTACTTTTTACATATCAAAAAAAAGCGATCTTTATTTGTTAAAAGAATATCGAATTGTCGATCCCATGCTTGCTTTGAGGAATAATTGGCCGACTTTTCTTTGTTCCAATTATTTCGCGGAATTAATTGCTCAAACAACTGAAGAAAGAACACCTATACCTGAAAGTTTTAACCTTCTTAAGAAAGCCCTTGGTTATATAAAAAAAACAGCTGTGAGTTTAAAGATTGTGGAGCTTTATGAAAAGCGGCTTTTATCAATCCATGGGCTAGAGGGAGGAGCAATAGATAAGCTCTATGCACAGGCCTCTTCGAGTGGAGCTAAAAAATTGTGGGAAACAAGAAAGAGATTAATGGATTGTCTCAAACCCTAA
- the ilvN gene encoding acetolactate synthase small subunit has product MRHTLSILVANRFGVLTRIAELFSGRGFNIDTLNVGPTHDESISRMTIVVKGDDQVLDQVTKQLNKLIDVLAVQDFRDGEYIDRELVLVKVATGNKSRAELMQICDIFRAKIVDVEPKNMTIEVTGDESKISKFIFLMQDFGIIDLSRTGKIALPRI; this is encoded by the coding sequence ATGAGACATACATTATCCATCTTAGTTGCTAACCGGTTTGGGGTTCTGACAAGGATCGCCGAGCTTTTTAGCGGGCGAGGTTTTAATATTGATACTCTTAATGTGGGGCCAACGCATGACGAATCCATTTCACGAATGACAATAGTCGTCAAAGGTGACGATCAGGTTCTGGACCAAGTAACCAAGCAGTTAAACAAGCTTATTGATGTCTTGGCGGTTCAGGATTTCAGGGATGGAGAATATATAGATAGAGAACTTGTGTTGGTTAAAGTGGCAACGGGAAACAAAAGCCGAGCTGAACTTATGCAAATATGTGATATTTTCCGTGCGAAAATTGTGGATGTAGAGCCCAAAAATATGACTATCGAAGTAACAGGCGATGAAAGCAAGATTTCAAAATTTATTTTTCTTATGCAGGATTTTGGAATAATTGATTTGAGTAGAACAGGTAAAATCGCCTTGCCAAGAATTTAG
- a CDS encoding glycoside hydrolase family 3 N-terminal domain-containing protein, with protein sequence MSGYFSSDNALCDGGRFLIVGLPATGLSKDEVNVIREVQPAGFIFFSRNLENPLSFRNLVDQLRDLVGHEPIFTIDQEGGRVSRLKAFGSEPPGAKELGEKADLELIRAHGELTAQLLRLFGLNFNLAPVLDMDTPEREHNSLKGRSFSSDPQEVCRFARAFIEGLKSQGILCCGKHFPGYSFAPCDPHLELPQSFKSKNELEAFEWIPFRTLQNLCDSFMIAHIRNLHLDPSGLPASLSSPIIDIIRKEWHFDKLLLSDDIDMGAIINHYSLKETLELSLKAGVDILLLCHRFHLIREAAAILSALPESVKEQAARRVENFRMHLAPPLPYSQEQFQHIDHEIYALREKVLGKERAKQRSIEDGKRSPVEIF encoded by the coding sequence ATGAGCGGATATTTTTCTTCAGACAATGCGCTCTGCGATGGGGGAAGATTTCTCATCGTAGGACTGCCTGCAACTGGCCTTTCCAAGGATGAAGTTAATGTCATTCGTGAAGTACAGCCTGCAGGATTCATTTTTTTTTCTAGAAACTTGGAAAATCCCCTCTCTTTTAGAAATCTTGTCGATCAATTAAGAGATCTTGTTGGGCATGAGCCTATTTTTACAATCGATCAAGAAGGAGGAAGGGTGTCTAGGTTAAAAGCTTTTGGTAGTGAACCTCCTGGTGCAAAAGAACTTGGAGAAAAAGCGGATTTAGAATTGATCAGAGCACACGGGGAACTGACTGCTCAATTGTTACGGCTTTTTGGTCTTAATTTCAATCTCGCTCCCGTTCTTGATATGGATACTCCCGAGAGGGAACATAACTCTTTAAAAGGAAGATCTTTTTCATCAGACCCTCAAGAGGTATGTCGCTTTGCTAGAGCATTCATAGAAGGTTTAAAATCTCAAGGGATTCTTTGCTGCGGCAAACATTTCCCTGGATATAGCTTTGCTCCATGTGATCCTCATCTTGAATTACCGCAGTCTTTCAAATCGAAAAATGAACTCGAAGCTTTTGAATGGATTCCCTTTAGAACCCTTCAAAATTTATGTGACAGTTTCATGATCGCCCACATCCGTAACTTGCATTTAGACCCAAGTGGCCTACCCGCATCTCTATCCTCTCCAATCATAGATATTATAAGGAAAGAATGGCATTTTGACAAACTTCTCCTTTCAGATGACATCGATATGGGGGCTATCATTAATCATTATTCTTTAAAAGAAACTCTCGAATTGTCCTTGAAAGCCGGTGTCGATATCCTTTTACTCTGCCACCGTTTCCACCTGATTAGGGAAGCTGCCGCTATTTTAAGTGCGCTGCCTGAATCGGTGAAGGAACAAGCGGCTCGAAGAGTTGAAAATTTTAGAATGCATCTTGCTCCTCCACTTCCTTATTCCCAAGAGCAGTTTCAACACATCGACCATGAAATATATGCGCTTCGCGAAAAGGTCCTCGGCAAAGAAAGAGCAAAGCAGAGGTCTATTGAAGATGGGAAGCGATCACCCGTAGAAATATTCTGA
- a CDS encoding acylphosphatase, whose translation MKKQLKAYFYGHVQGVGFRATTWRVAQFYNIDGIVRNLRDGRVELIVEGEEQTIKDFIRELTHSHMKSYISHVDFIWGEAEGKYIHFHIVR comes from the coding sequence GTGAAGAAACAACTGAAAGCTTATTTTTATGGACATGTTCAGGGTGTAGGCTTTCGAGCAACAACTTGGAGAGTTGCCCAGTTTTATAATATTGATGGCATTGTGCGCAACTTAAGGGATGGAAGAGTAGAGTTGATTGTGGAGGGAGAAGAACAGACTATAAAGGATTTTATTAGAGAACTGACCCATAGCCACATGAAGTCTTATATCTCTCATGTGGATTTTATTTGGGGAGAAGCTGAAGGCAAATATATTCATTTTCATATCGTTCGTTGA
- the ybeY gene encoding rRNA maturation RNase YbeY produces the protein MSSKTMGEIHGLFFNDPSPTDVISFDYGEILICPLVAEREAHSRSIPVLKEVLLYGIHGMLHLCGMDDRREEERKQMEVQQEFILKSIWEKLGFA, from the coding sequence TTGTCTTCTAAAACAATGGGAGAAATACATGGACTTTTTTTTAATGATCCCAGTCCAACGGATGTTATTAGTTTTGATTATGGTGAAATTTTGATTTGTCCCTTGGTTGCTGAAAGAGAAGCCCATAGCCGGTCTATTCCTGTCCTAAAAGAAGTTCTGCTTTATGGAATTCATGGCATGCTTCATCTTTGTGGGATGGATGATCGTAGAGAAGAAGAACGGAAACAGATGGAGGTGCAGCAGGAGTTCATTCTTAAGTCAATCTGGGAAAAGTTGGGATTTGCTTGA
- a CDS encoding AMP-binding protein: MDWIGREWIPSSQGALLLIYTATLQDVEQFEKSLSRQLIIAVGELKDVKEEQVLEKGFLFLEKTNKEEAVRWLQDKLRSNTLVGIILRLTQLPEGNVTSFPQFVLDMIEHIESLVIPVWIDSFWNNFFSPLDSSYPSTSRVIVGAPKTLHEDWRDWLRKSFYDLSSQALLLRPEIEENIGWQAIYYLKQRKNNPIFIDGHSQKVLTGKVLLGIALRVASWISKNITEPRIGVLLPIGAGAIIINLAVVLAGKIPVNFNMTAGSAMNLIAIEKSKVKTLFSAKILREKLQDFPWPKRTIETESFLKSFSKLSFFFHIFIADLLPPKTVATLWGIPKRGANKEAILLFTSGSFGEPKGVPLSHKNILANIAQIKTILSSIPIKKLLGALPIFHSFGSTTCLWWPILGGPLTVSYVNPLEIDKLATLIEQYQIELLITTPTFLRQYVKKVPPEKLRSLKIVITGSEKLQRQLAADFESKFGIPVCEGYGTTEASPVISSNVIDPFQTLSSTTYNQRNRPGSVGQLAAGISIRIFDQETLKELTLSARGILSFKGANIFGGYLDDPLRTAASFRDGWYVSGDVGSLDNDGFLYIEDRVSRFSKIGGEMVPHGTIEEGLRKGLQEVLGEDFEIAVVGIPDIKKGETLAVLINRKVYNWQIRKCLVSQGFSRLWIPKHVLVLNSLPKTPLGKIDYQRCRLLASKEEIQSTPSSAAPENNAQEQDNSDQI, from the coding sequence ATGGACTGGATCGGTAGGGAATGGATCCCCTCCTCTCAAGGGGCTTTATTGTTGATTTATACGGCGACACTTCAAGATGTGGAGCAATTCGAGAAAAGCCTTTCTAGACAGCTGATCATCGCTGTAGGAGAACTGAAAGATGTAAAAGAGGAACAGGTCCTCGAAAAGGGATTTCTTTTCCTAGAAAAAACGAACAAAGAAGAGGCTGTCCGGTGGCTACAAGATAAACTCAGATCGAATACTTTAGTCGGTATCATCCTACGGCTCACCCAACTTCCTGAAGGCAACGTTACAAGTTTTCCTCAATTTGTTCTCGATATGATTGAACATATCGAATCCTTGGTGATCCCCGTCTGGATCGATTCTTTCTGGAATAATTTTTTCAGCCCCCTTGACTCTTCTTATCCTTCTACAAGTAGGGTCATTGTAGGTGCTCCCAAAACCCTCCATGAAGATTGGAGGGATTGGTTAAGAAAAAGCTTTTATGATCTTTCTTCCCAAGCTCTGTTGTTACGGCCCGAAATTGAAGAGAATATCGGTTGGCAAGCTATTTATTATCTAAAGCAGAGAAAAAATAATCCCATATTCATCGATGGGCATTCCCAGAAGGTCCTTACAGGAAAAGTCTTACTGGGAATAGCCTTAAGAGTTGCTTCTTGGATTTCTAAAAATATAACCGAGCCTCGAATAGGTGTACTGTTGCCCATAGGTGCAGGAGCAATAATTATCAATTTAGCCGTTGTTCTTGCGGGAAAGATTCCTGTCAATTTTAATATGACAGCGGGTTCCGCAATGAACCTCATTGCGATTGAGAAATCGAAAGTCAAAACTCTATTTAGTGCAAAGATATTGAGGGAAAAACTTCAAGATTTCCCATGGCCTAAAAGAACGATTGAAACGGAAAGTTTTCTCAAATCTTTTTCTAAGCTTTCTTTCTTTTTTCACATTTTTATTGCCGATCTTTTGCCTCCGAAGACCGTGGCCACTCTCTGGGGCATTCCTAAAAGGGGAGCTAACAAAGAAGCCATTTTGCTTTTTACGAGTGGTTCCTTTGGTGAACCCAAAGGAGTCCCGTTATCTCACAAAAACATTTTGGCCAATATCGCACAAATCAAAACCATCCTCTCTAGTATTCCGATTAAAAAATTGTTGGGAGCCCTTCCTATTTTTCATAGTTTCGGTTCAACAACCTGTCTCTGGTGGCCGATATTAGGAGGGCCGCTGACGGTCAGCTATGTTAATCCTCTAGAAATCGATAAATTAGCCACCCTCATTGAGCAGTATCAGATCGAACTGCTGATCACAACACCCACTTTTCTCCGTCAGTATGTTAAAAAAGTACCACCCGAAAAACTACGCAGCCTCAAAATTGTCATTACGGGATCAGAAAAGTTACAAAGACAACTTGCAGCAGATTTCGAATCGAAGTTTGGAATACCTGTTTGTGAAGGATATGGGACAACAGAAGCCTCTCCCGTCATTAGTTCCAATGTGATAGATCCTTTCCAGACACTGAGCTCAACTACCTATAACCAAAGAAACAGGCCGGGAAGCGTCGGACAACTTGCAGCGGGAATATCCATCCGGATATTTGACCAAGAAACACTAAAAGAACTTACTCTTTCAGCCCGGGGAATATTAAGTTTTAAAGGGGCAAACATCTTCGGTGGTTATCTCGATGACCCGCTCAGGACAGCCGCTTCCTTTCGAGATGGTTGGTATGTCAGCGGAGATGTGGGATCATTGGATAACGATGGGTTTCTATACATTGAAGATAGGGTCAGTCGATTTTCTAAAATCGGAGGTGAAATGGTTCCTCATGGGACTATCGAAGAAGGATTGAGAAAAGGATTACAAGAAGTATTGGGAGAAGACTTTGAAATTGCGGTCGTCGGTATTCCAGACATTAAGAAAGGTGAAACACTTGCCGTTTTAATCAATCGAAAGGTTTATAATTGGCAAATAAGAAAGTGTTTAGTATCACAAGGTTTTTCAAGACTTTGGATCCCCAAGCATGTACTTGTTCTTAATTCTCTTCCCAAGACACCCTTGGGTAAAATCGATTACCAACGCTGCAGGCTATTAGCTTCAAAAGAAGAAATCCAATCAACTCCTTCCTCTGCAGCTCCAGAAAATAACGCTCAAGAGCAAGATAATTCTGATCAAATTTAA